In a single window of the Anaerotruncus rubiinfantis genome:
- a CDS encoding nicotinate phosphoribosyltransferase translates to MDMKRNLTMLTDFYEITMSNGYFEYGFEDKIAVFDMFFRKIPDDGGFALFAGLEQLIDYLKGLKFTEEDIAYLREKGQFSEKFLDYLAHFQFQCDIWSVREGTPVFPNEPVVVVCGPIIQAQLIETMVLLTVNFQSLVATKANRIVRAAEGRPISEFGSRRAQSYDAAILGARAAYIGGCAATACVIADRDHNIPAVGTMAHSWVQVFDSEYEAFKKYAELYPDNSVFLVDTYNVIKSGVPNTIRVAEEVLAPLGCRPKAIRIDSGDIAYLSKKARQMLDDAGYPDCKIMASNSLDEYIIRDLIIQGAQLDMFGVGENLITSKSDPVFGGVYKLAAVEQDGVFVPKIKVSESIEKITVPCFKDLYRFYNRETGQAIADYVTVRGEKVDDSMPITIFDPVATWKKKVITNYRAESLLVQVFDKGRCVYTPRPLEEIKKYCAEQVARLWEEVRRFEHPHRYYVDLSDRLWNERNDLLERINLD, encoded by the coding sequence ATGGATATGAAACGGAACCTGACCATGCTGACCGACTTTTATGAGATTACCATGTCAAACGGATATTTTGAATACGGATTCGAGGACAAAATCGCCGTTTTTGATATGTTCTTCCGTAAAATCCCGGACGACGGCGGATTTGCGCTGTTTGCCGGGCTCGAGCAGCTGATTGATTATCTGAAAGGGCTGAAATTCACAGAGGAGGATATTGCCTATCTGCGGGAAAAAGGCCAGTTCAGTGAAAAGTTTCTCGATTATCTTGCCCATTTTCAGTTTCAATGCGACATCTGGTCAGTGCGGGAAGGCACGCCGGTCTTTCCGAACGAGCCGGTCGTGGTTGTCTGCGGCCCGATCATCCAGGCGCAGCTCATCGAGACGATGGTGCTTTTGACCGTGAATTTCCAGTCGCTCGTAGCCACAAAAGCCAACCGGATTGTGCGCGCCGCCGAAGGCCGTCCGATTTCTGAATTCGGCTCCCGCCGCGCGCAAAGCTACGACGCGGCCATCCTTGGCGCGCGAGCGGCTTATATCGGCGGCTGCGCCGCGACAGCCTGTGTGATTGCGGATCGCGACCACAATATCCCGGCGGTCGGAACGATGGCCCACAGCTGGGTGCAGGTGTTCGACAGCGAATATGAGGCGTTTAAGAAATACGCCGAACTGTATCCGGACAATTCCGTTTTCCTGGTGGATACCTACAATGTCATCAAATCCGGCGTCCCGAATACCATTCGGGTCGCCGAAGAGGTGCTCGCGCCGCTCGGCTGCCGTCCAAAGGCCATCCGCATCGACAGCGGCGACATCGCCTATCTTTCGAAAAAAGCGCGCCAGATGCTGGATGACGCGGGTTATCCCGACTGTAAGATCATGGCTTCCAATTCGCTTGATGAATACATCATCCGCGACCTGATCATCCAGGGCGCTCAGCTCGATATGTTCGGTGTGGGCGAGAACCTCATCACCAGCAAGTCCGATCCGGTATTCGGCGGTGTCTATAAACTGGCCGCGGTCGAACAGGACGGCGTATTTGTGCCGAAGATCAAGGTCAGCGAGAGCATCGAAAAGATCACGGTACCCTGCTTCAAGGACCTCTACCGTTTTTATAACCGGGAAACCGGACAGGCCATCGCCGACTATGTGACGGTGCGGGGAGAAAAAGTGGACGATTCGATGCCGATCACCATTTTCGATCCGGTCGCAACCTGGAAGAAAAAGGTGATCACCAACTATCGCGCGGAAAGCCTTCTGGTACAGGTTTTTGACAAAGGCAGATGCGTTTATACGCCGCGTCCGCTCGAAGAGATCAAGAAATACTGTGCCGAACAGGTGGCGCGCCTTTGGGAAGAGGTCCGGCGTTTTGAGCATCCGCACCGCTACTATGTGGATCTGTCCGACCGGCTGTGGAATGAGCGCAACGATTTGTTGGAACGGATCAACCTTGATTAA
- a CDS encoding glycosyltransferase translates to MRIALFTETYLPHINGVVTHVKSLKDGLEQLGHEVLIVTADASARRHYISNGILHCPAHTSQRFYGYGIAMPLSTTRLKYISKFKPDVIHVHQEFGIGLSGMMIAKVLGIALVYTLHTMYDEYIYYVAPRPLVPMTKKFSHQYTKMFARSAQEITGPSRKCEEYFRKTGVYKPVNVIPNPVDLDAFSIDNIDEDKKAAFRQKFGYGENTMIGVFVGRLGREKSVDVLLDYWKEAIRPEEDIKLLVIGDGPCKEELEQQARELGIADMVTFAGKVLHEEIPPYYASCDFYITASTSDTNSISMLEGMATGLPVLQIVDPLNEGQVVDGINGFIFQDAQEMSGKIHLLRKMPQDELDKLRLSVRQSVENSGAVNLAQYVLNVYNKALREKKRHLHFRMNLHLRRERKQ, encoded by the coding sequence ATGCGCATCGCATTATTTACAGAAACTTACCTGCCTCATATCAACGGTGTTGTGACTCACGTCAAGTCCCTCAAAGACGGGCTGGAGCAGCTCGGCCATGAGGTCCTGATCGTCACGGCCGATGCTTCCGCGCGCAGGCATTACATCTCGAACGGCATCCTGCATTGCCCCGCGCACACCTCCCAGCGTTTTTACGGCTACGGCATCGCGATGCCGCTTTCCACCACCCGGCTCAAATACATCAGCAAATTCAAGCCCGACGTCATCCATGTGCACCAGGAGTTTGGCATCGGGCTTTCCGGCATGATGATTGCCAAAGTCCTGGGGATCGCGCTTGTTTACACCCTGCACACAATGTATGACGAATACATCTATTATGTCGCGCCGCGGCCGCTTGTACCCATGACCAAAAAGTTCTCCCATCAGTACACCAAGATGTTTGCCCGCTCCGCCCAGGAGATCACCGGCCCTTCGCGCAAATGTGAAGAATATTTTCGCAAGACCGGCGTCTATAAGCCGGTCAACGTGATCCCCAACCCGGTCGATCTCGATGCGTTCAGCATCGACAATATCGATGAAGATAAGAAGGCCGCTTTCCGGCAAAAGTTCGGCTACGGGGAAAATACGATGATCGGCGTGTTTGTCGGGCGGCTCGGGCGCGAAAAAAGCGTGGATGTGCTGCTCGATTACTGGAAAGAGGCTATCCGTCCCGAGGAGGACATCAAGCTGCTCGTCATTGGGGACGGTCCCTGCAAGGAGGAGCTCGAACAGCAGGCGCGCGAACTCGGCATCGCGGATATGGTGACCTTTGCGGGCAAGGTGCTGCACGAGGAGATCCCGCCCTATTATGCCTCCTGCGACTTTTATATTACCGCTTCCACTTCGGACACAAATTCCATTTCGATGCTGGAAGGCATGGCCACCGGCCTGCCCGTTTTGCAGATCGTCGATCCGCTCAACGAAGGCCAGGTAGTCGACGGGATCAACGGCTTCATCTTTCAGGACGCGCAGGAGATGTCCGGGAAGATCCATCTGCTGCGCAAAATGCCCCAGGATGAACTGGACAAGCTCCGCCTGTCCGTGCGCCAATCGGTGGAAAACAGCGGCGCGGTCAACCTGGCGCAATATGTTCTGAATGTCTATAATAAGGCGCTGCGAGAGAAAAAACGGCATCTGCATTTTAGAATGAATCTGCATCTGCGAAGGGAGCGCAAACAATGA
- a CDS encoding NAD(P)/FAD-dependent oxidoreductase, with product MKNHYDIAIIGGGIGGLMAAYRLSENDPSLSIVLFEKGNPLGKRICPIITKQVKTCIKCKSCAIMEGLAGAGAFSDGKYVISTEYGGWLTEFLPDETVIDYIEQADKILVNFGATTERFQPNNDLKKLCIGYDLHMAQAQLKHLGTDSNFDTMMHLINSLEGRVEIHTKTNVSNVERTSRALTVQDAGGEHTLTADRIIFAVGRAGSMFFSDWCEKNNVPLHNNQVDIGVRVELPSIVWEDFSKKIYEPKIWYRSKRYGDTTRMFCFNDRGQVVTENTNGVLTVNGHSYRDESRKTQNSNFALLSTTNFTQPFKEPIEYARYVASLANLISGGSVLVQRLGDLMNGRRTDEKRLRQGTVRPTLSAVPGDLSLCMPKRQLDNIVETLQALDQVSPGTANYDTLLYGIECKYYSARPKCDEFEIEGCPGIYAVGDGAGFTRSLSQAAANGLYVADLLTRKK from the coding sequence ATGAAAAACCATTATGACATTGCAATTATCGGCGGCGGGATCGGCGGGCTGATGGCGGCTTACCGCCTGAGTGAAAACGACCCCTCCCTTTCGATCGTCCTGTTCGAAAAAGGAAATCCGCTCGGAAAACGCATCTGCCCAATCATCACCAAACAGGTGAAAACCTGCATCAAATGCAAATCCTGCGCTATCATGGAAGGGCTGGCTGGCGCCGGTGCCTTTTCCGACGGCAAATATGTCATCAGCACCGAATACGGCGGCTGGCTTACCGAGTTTTTGCCGGATGAAACGGTCATCGATTATATCGAACAGGCGGACAAGATTCTTGTGAACTTCGGCGCAACCACCGAACGCTTCCAGCCCAACAATGACCTCAAAAAGCTCTGCATCGGCTACGACCTGCATATGGCGCAGGCACAGCTCAAGCATCTGGGAACCGACTCCAATTTCGACACGATGATGCATCTCATCAATTCGCTCGAGGGGCGGGTTGAAATCCACACCAAGACCAATGTGTCGAATGTCGAACGGACATCACGCGCACTCACGGTGCAGGATGCCGGCGGCGAGCACACCCTCACCGCCGACCGGATCATCTTCGCGGTCGGGCGCGCCGGAAGCATGTTTTTCTCCGACTGGTGCGAAAAAAACAATGTGCCGCTGCACAATAACCAGGTCGATATCGGCGTGCGGGTCGAGCTGCCGTCGATCGTCTGGGAGGACTTCTCCAAAAAGATTTACGAACCGAAAATCTGGTACCGTTCCAAACGTTACGGGGACACCACCCGCATGTTCTGCTTCAACGACCGCGGCCAGGTGGTCACCGAAAACACCAACGGCGTACTTACTGTCAATGGCCACAGCTACCGCGACGAAAGCCGCAAAACCCAGAACAGCAACTTCGCGCTGCTTTCGACCACCAACTTCACCCAGCCATTCAAAGAGCCGATCGAATACGCCAGGTATGTGGCAAGCCTTGCGAACCTCATCAGCGGCGGCAGCGTGCTGGTACAGCGGCTGGGCGACCTGATGAACGGCCGGCGCACCGATGAAAAACGCCTCCGGCAGGGCACCGTCCGGCCGACCTTGTCCGCTGTCCCCGGCGACCTGAGCCTCTGTATGCCCAAGCGTCAGCTCGACAACATCGTTGAGACGCTCCAGGCGCTCGACCAGGTTTCTCCCGGCACCGCCAATTACGATACGCTGCTTTACGGCATCGAATGCAAATATTATTCCGCGCGCCCGAAATGCGATGAATTTGAGATCGAGGGCTGTCCGGGCATCTACGCGGTCGGCGACGGCGCGGGCTTCACCCGTTCGCTTTCGCAGGCGGCGGCCAATGGGCTTTATGTGGCGGACCTGCTCACCCGCAAAAAATAA
- a CDS encoding protease modulator HflC has translation MNNNFYQNNPFGQGGPQVDPKTVDAMKEMGGKVKKVMGRLLKVLIVLVILFILIFNVLVVTRTNEYSIIQQFGKIVAVRDTAGPSLKAPFIQTVKSIPKTVLLYDLPISDVITKDKKTMVADSFVLWKVSDPTKFIQTLNGNVTNAEARISTIVYNSMKNVISSLSQAEIISGRDELAGAIFANIGSSLDQYGVTLVAVETKHLDLPDDNKNAVYERMISERNNIAASYQAEGESEAKKIRTETDKTISIKVSEAQANAEKVIAEGEAEYMRILSEAYADADRAGFYSFVRSLDAAKASLKGEDNTLILSKDSPIAQIFYNAE, from the coding sequence ATGAACAACAATTTTTATCAGAATAACCCCTTTGGGCAGGGCGGCCCACAGGTCGATCCGAAAACCGTCGACGCGATGAAAGAAATGGGCGGCAAGGTCAAAAAGGTGATGGGGCGCCTGCTGAAGGTACTGATCGTACTTGTCATCCTGTTTATCCTGATCTTCAACGTGCTGGTCGTCACCCGGACCAATGAATACAGCATCATCCAGCAGTTCGGCAAGATTGTCGCGGTGCGCGATACAGCCGGTCCAAGTCTCAAGGCGCCGTTTATCCAGACGGTTAAATCGATCCCCAAGACGGTGCTGCTTTATGACCTGCCGATTTCGGATGTCATCACCAAAGATAAAAAAACCATGGTGGCCGACAGCTTTGTGCTGTGGAAGGTGTCCGATCCGACCAAGTTCATCCAGACGCTCAACGGCAACGTCACCAACGCGGAGGCGCGTATCAGCACGATCGTCTATAACTCGATGAAGAACGTCATCTCGAGCCTGTCGCAGGCCGAGATCATCTCCGGCCGCGACGAGCTGGCCGGCGCGATCTTTGCAAATATCGGAAGCAGCCTCGATCAGTACGGTGTGACCCTCGTCGCGGTCGAGACCAAGCACCTCGACCTGCCGGACGACAACAAGAACGCCGTCTATGAGCGCATGATCTCCGAGCGCAACAATATTGCCGCTTCCTATCAGGCGGAAGGTGAATCGGAGGCGAAAAAGATCCGCACCGAAACCGACAAAACCATCTCGATCAAGGTTTCCGAAGCGCAGGCAAACGCGGAAAAAGTGATCGCGGAAGGCGAGGCGGAATACATGCGGATTCTTTCCGAAGCCTATGCCGATGCCGACCGGGCCGGTTTCTATTCGTTCGTCCGTTCGCTTGACGCGGCAAAAGCTTCCCTGAAGGGTGAGGACAACACCTTGATCCTGTCGAAAGATTCCCCGATCGCACAGATTTTCTACAACGCGGAATAA
- the hflK gene encoding FtsH protease activity modulator HflK — MPKEKGTFLSLVPKIVIALVIVAVLAFNAVYSINEQEQAVVTTFGTPTTVSSPGLHYKIPFLQQVTKVSTVINGFPIGYKLDTKEPIEAESLMITSDYNFVNVDFFVEYKVSDPIKFLYASQDPVLILKTLAQSYIRDTIGLYPVDSVITTGKNEIQAEIKEKLIERLEKEDLGVMLVNITIQDAEPPTTEVLEAFKAVETAKQSKETSINNANKYKSEQEPAAVAKVDEILKKAEATKQARINEAEGQVARFNAMYEEYTKNPLITKQRMFYEAMEEILPGLKIIIDDGAGGVNKLLPLEPFASGGNASPAAGSSEGGE; from the coding sequence ATGCCAAAAGAAAAGGGCACATTCCTATCCCTGGTCCCCAAAATTGTCATTGCGCTTGTGATTGTCGCGGTGCTGGCTTTTAATGCGGTCTACAGCATCAACGAACAGGAGCAGGCGGTAGTGACTACCTTCGGCACCCCGACGACTGTGAGTTCGCCAGGCTTGCATTACAAGATCCCGTTTTTGCAGCAGGTGACCAAAGTTTCCACCGTGATCAACGGTTTCCCAATTGGCTATAAACTCGACACAAAAGAGCCGATCGAGGCCGAATCACTGATGATCACTTCGGATTACAATTTCGTCAACGTAGATTTCTTCGTGGAATATAAGGTGTCCGATCCGATCAAGTTCCTGTATGCTTCGCAGGACCCGGTGCTGATCCTCAAAACGCTTGCGCAGAGCTATATCCGCGACACGATCGGCCTTTACCCGGTCGACAGCGTCATCACGACCGGAAAGAACGAAATCCAGGCTGAGATCAAGGAGAAACTGATTGAACGCCTGGAAAAGGAGGATCTCGGCGTGATGCTGGTGAATATCACCATCCAGGACGCCGAACCGCCGACGACCGAGGTGCTCGAAGCCTTCAAGGCGGTGGAAACTGCCAAACAGTCGAAGGAAACCTCCATCAATAACGCCAACAAATATAAGAGCGAGCAGGAGCCCGCCGCGGTCGCGAAGGTGGATGAGATTCTGAAAAAGGCGGAAGCCACCAAACAGGCGCGTATCAATGAGGCGGAAGGCCAGGTCGCGCGCTTCAACGCGATGTATGAGGAGTACACCAAAAACCCGCTGATCACCAAACAGAGGATGTTTTATGAGGCAATGGAGGAGATCCTGCCGGGTCTCAAGATCATCATCGACGACGGCGCGGGCGGTGTGAATAAGCTGCTGCCGCTTGAACCGTTTGCATCGGGCGGGAACGCATCGCCCGCCGCGGGCAGTTCGGAAGGAGGGGAATAA
- the cimA gene encoding citramalate synthase → MKRIEIFDSTLRDGAQGESVSYSVEDKLNIVRSLDKLGIDYIEAGNPFSNPKDAEFFERVKGISLSHARIVAFGSTRRRGVPVTEDKNCAALLRAGTGCVSVFGKSSDWQVREVLGTTPEENLRMIFDTVDFFVRAGKRVFFDGEHFFDGYKQNPYYAVETLEAAEKAGACKLVLCDTNGGCFPDEIAAVTAEMEKRFPGKIGIHCHNDTGCAVAATIAAVKAGADHVQGTYIGIGERCGNANLAAAIANLQLKLGYLCIPPDRVSRLTKTARYISEVSNVRLPHSMPYVGKSAFAHKGGMHVDGVMKNSAAFEHINPESVGNRRQILLSEVSGRTALMSKVAEFVPNLRKDSPELQKLVDKLKALEYEGYQFEAATASFEMVVLKELGYFKPFFELELFRIIGEQDAADRHMASAMVKLRVGDRYEITADEGDGPVHALDRALRKALEVFYPGLSGVRLIDYKVRVMDTGKATAALVRVLIETSDGENIWTTVGVSTDIINASIHALVDSMEYKLYRDSMANNE, encoded by the coding sequence ATGAAACGGATTGAGATTTTCGATTCGACCCTGCGGGACGGCGCGCAAGGTGAAAGCGTCTCCTATTCGGTCGAGGACAAACTGAATATTGTGCGCTCTCTCGATAAGCTTGGGATCGACTATATCGAGGCCGGAAACCCGTTCAGCAACCCCAAGGATGCGGAATTCTTTGAGCGGGTGAAGGGAATTTCCCTTTCCCATGCGCGGATTGTGGCGTTCGGCTCGACCCGCCGCAGGGGCGTTCCGGTGACGGAGGATAAAAACTGCGCGGCGCTTCTGCGGGCGGGGACTGGCTGTGTGTCGGTGTTCGGCAAATCCTCCGACTGGCAGGTTCGCGAGGTTCTTGGCACCACGCCGGAGGAAAACCTGCGGATGATCTTCGATACGGTGGATTTTTTCGTAAGGGCGGGCAAACGCGTCTTTTTCGACGGCGAACACTTTTTCGACGGTTACAAGCAGAATCCGTATTACGCGGTGGAAACGCTGGAGGCGGCAGAGAAGGCAGGCGCCTGCAAGCTGGTACTTTGCGATACGAACGGCGGCTGTTTTCCGGATGAAATCGCGGCGGTCACCGCGGAAATGGAAAAGCGGTTCCCGGGAAAGATTGGCATCCACTGCCACAACGACACCGGCTGCGCGGTCGCGGCGACAATCGCGGCGGTGAAAGCGGGCGCGGACCATGTGCAGGGGACCTATATCGGCATTGGGGAGCGCTGCGGCAATGCGAACCTTGCGGCTGCAATCGCAAATTTGCAGCTTAAGCTCGGCTACCTGTGCATTCCGCCCGACCGGGTTTCACGGCTGACAAAGACCGCACGGTACATATCGGAGGTTTCAAACGTGCGGCTTCCGCATTCGATGCCGTATGTCGGAAAGAGCGCCTTTGCGCATAAGGGCGGCATGCACGTGGACGGGGTGATGAAAAATTCCGCCGCGTTCGAGCATATCAACCCGGAATCGGTCGGCAACCGGCGGCAGATCCTGCTTTCGGAGGTTTCCGGCCGCACGGCGCTGATGAGCAAGGTCGCCGAGTTCGTTCCAAACCTGCGCAAAGATTCGCCCGAACTGCAAAAGCTTGTGGACAAGCTCAAGGCGCTCGAATACGAGGGCTACCAGTTTGAAGCGGCAACCGCCAGCTTTGAAATGGTGGTGCTCAAGGAGCTTGGATATTTTAAGCCGTTCTTCGAGCTGGAACTCTTCCGGATCATCGGGGAACAGGACGCGGCCGACCGGCATATGGCTTCCGCAATGGTGAAGCTGCGGGTGGGCGACCGGTACGAGATCACCGCCGACGAGGGAGACGGACCGGTCCATGCGCTTGACCGCGCGCTGCGTAAGGCGCTGGAGGTTTTTTATCCGGGCCTTTCGGGTGTGCGGCTGATCGACTACAAGGTTCGCGTCATGGATACCGGCAAAGCGACTGCCGCGCTGGTGCGGGTTCTGATCGAAACGAGCGATGGGGAGAACATCTGGACAACCGTTGGCGTTTCAACCGATATCATCAACGCGTCCATCCACGCGCTGGTTGATTCGATGGAATATAAACTCTACCGGGATTCAATGGCAAACAATGAATAG
- the dapF gene encoding diaminopimelate epimerase: MHGLGNDYVYVNCLEQKLRNPEEISRIVSDRHFGVGSDGLILICPSDRADFEMRMFNADGSEGSMCGNGIRCVGKFVYDKRLTGKKHLTIETRSGIKTLDLTVEDGSVSTVAVDMGKASFRAKDVPVETEYDEFISQPMLVRGEVYLVTCVSMGNPHAVIFCEDVDNVDLEEIGPLFENHADFPERINTEFIELVDRQTLKMRVWERGSGETFACGTGACASVAAAVINEHCDPDTEVTVRLLGGDLKITCSQDYKILMKGPATHVFDGVVEIG, encoded by the coding sequence ATGCACGGGCTGGGCAACGATTACGTCTATGTCAACTGTCTGGAACAGAAGCTCAGAAACCCGGAGGAAATCTCCCGGATCGTGAGCGACCGTCATTTCGGCGTCGGTTCCGACGGGCTGATCCTCATCTGCCCGTCCGACAGGGCCGATTTTGAAATGCGTATGTTCAACGCGGACGGCTCGGAGGGCAGCATGTGCGGGAACGGCATCCGCTGTGTCGGGAAGTTTGTCTATGACAAACGGCTGACCGGAAAAAAACACCTCACAATCGAAACCAGAAGCGGGATCAAGACGCTCGACCTCACGGTCGAAGACGGCAGCGTTTCAACGGTGGCGGTCGATATGGGCAAGGCATCCTTTCGTGCGAAAGACGTGCCGGTCGAAACGGAATACGACGAGTTCATCAGCCAGCCAATGCTGGTGCGCGGCGAGGTTTACCTTGTGACCTGCGTATCGATGGGCAACCCCCACGCGGTCATCTTCTGCGAGGATGTGGATAACGTCGACCTCGAAGAGATCGGACCGCTTTTTGAAAACCACGCGGATTTTCCGGAACGGATCAACACCGAATTTATCGAGCTGGTCGACCGGCAGACGCTTAAAATGCGCGTTTGGGAACGCGGCAGCGGAGAAACCTTTGCCTGCGGCACCGGCGCGTGCGCTTCGGTCGCGGCTGCGGTGATCAACGAGCACTGCGATCCGGATACTGAAGTGACCGTCCGGCTTCTGGGCGGAGATCTCAAGATCACCTGCTCTCAGGACTATAAAATCCTGATGAAAGGCCCCGCTACCCACGTCTTCGACGGCGTGGTGGAGATTGGCTGA
- a CDS encoding LL-diaminopimelate aminotransferase: MAHVNENYRNLKDSYLFSDINKRVAAFAAAHPEKKIIRLGIGDVTLPLMPRVIEALRGAVDEMGSAATFHGYGPEQGYGFLRDAIRDYYAHIGTALEPDEIFVSDGAKSDLGNLTDLFAADNTVLIPDPVYPVYVDTNLMNGRKIIYLAANAENGFLPMPDVSVHVDLIYLCSPNNPTGAVYTKEQLKGWVDYALANEAVILFDAAYEAFISDPALPRSIYEIEGAKSCAIELCSLSKTAGFTGTRCGYTVVPHALTAKTAGGGVLSLNRMWLRRQTTKFNGVPYIVQRGAAAVFTEEGMRQAKETIGYYKQNAKIMAETLTRKGIRFFGGVHSPYLWMECPNGMKSWEFFDYLLENAAVVGTPGEGFGVNGEGYFRLTAFGGRDNTAEAMERFQKLF, translated from the coding sequence ATGGCGCACGTCAACGAAAATTACCGAAACCTTAAGGACAGCTATCTCTTTTCGGACATCAACAAGCGGGTCGCGGCGTTCGCGGCGGCACATCCGGAAAAGAAAATCATCCGTCTCGGAATAGGCGACGTTACCCTTCCGCTCATGCCGCGGGTCATCGAAGCGCTGCGCGGCGCGGTGGACGAGATGGGATCGGCCGCCACCTTCCACGGCTACGGCCCGGAACAAGGCTACGGCTTTCTGCGCGATGCGATTCGGGACTACTATGCCCACATCGGCACCGCGCTCGAACCGGACGAGATTTTCGTCTCGGACGGCGCGAAAAGCGATCTTGGAAATCTCACCGACCTTTTTGCCGCGGACAACACCGTACTGATCCCCGACCCGGTTTATCCGGTCTATGTGGACACAAACCTCATGAACGGCCGCAAAATTATTTATCTCGCGGCGAACGCGGAGAATGGTTTTCTTCCGATGCCGGACGTATCTGTTCACGTGGACCTCATCTACCTCTGCTCCCCGAACAATCCGACCGGCGCGGTCTACACAAAGGAGCAACTGAAAGGATGGGTCGACTACGCGCTCGCCAACGAAGCGGTGATCTTATTCGACGCGGCGTACGAGGCGTTCATCAGCGATCCGGCCCTGCCGCGCAGCATCTATGAAATCGAAGGCGCGAAAAGCTGCGCGATCGAACTCTGCTCGCTTTCGAAAACCGCTGGCTTCACCGGCACCCGCTGCGGCTACACCGTCGTGCCTCACGCGCTCACCGCGAAGACGGCGGGCGGCGGGGTCCTTTCGCTCAACCGGATGTGGCTGCGCCGCCAGACGACCAAGTTTAACGGCGTCCCGTACATCGTGCAGCGCGGCGCGGCGGCGGTCTTTACCGAGGAAGGCATGCGGCAGGCCAAAGAAACGATCGGCTACTACAAGCAGAACGCAAAGATCATGGCCGAGACGCTCACCCGGAAAGGCATCCGGTTCTTCGGCGGGGTGCATTCGCCGTACCTCTGGATGGAGTGTCCAAACGGGATGAAATCCTGGGAATTTTTCGACTATCTGCTCGAAAACGCCGCTGTCGTCGGCACCCCCGGCGAAGGATTCGGCGTGAACGGAGAAGGCTATTTCCGTCTCACCGCATTCGGCGGTCGTGACAACACGGCCGAAGCGATGGAACGGTTTCAGAAATTGTTCTAA
- a CDS encoding PH domain-containing protein: MDELHYLWKDRKRILGMPITFTKYAMSDDRIFLETGLLNIKMEEVILYRVRDISLSISLWQRIFGVGTVTLQSSDKSLPVLELKNIKRPREVKELIHKQVEEMKIARKLRVGEVLDTCDHDFDGDDSADSVIL, encoded by the coding sequence ATGGACGAGCTGCACTACCTGTGGAAGGATCGCAAACGCATCCTGGGCATGCCCATCACCTTTACCAAGTACGCCATGTCCGACGACCGGATCTTTTTGGAAACCGGCCTTCTCAATATCAAAATGGAGGAGGTCATCCTCTACCGGGTACGGGACATCAGCCTTTCCATCTCGCTTTGGCAGCGGATCTTCGGGGTCGGCACCGTCACGCTGCAGTCCTCCGACAAGAGCCTGCCTGTCCTGGAGCTCAAAAACATCAAGCGGCCCCGCGAGGTTAAGGAACTGATCCACAAACAGGTCGAGGAGATGAAGATCGCCCGTAAGCTGCGCGTCGGCGAGGTGCTCGACACCTGCGATCACGACTTTGACGGCGACGACAGCGCTGACAGCGTCATTCTGTAA